In a single window of the Cucumis melo cultivar AY chromosome 11, USDA_Cmelo_AY_1.0, whole genome shotgun sequence genome:
- the LOC103502931 gene encoding UDP-glycosyltransferase 87A1-like gives MDSTISKASQLITHLAALPYPGRGHINALMNFCKLLFLKNPNILISFIVSEEWLSFLAADPKPPNLHFSTFPNIIPSELGRANDYPGFFRSVNTILESPIHTLLTHLNPPPSIIVADPFLSWAVPLANRLNIPVASFWPMSVTVLSCYYHFNLLEENGHFPANLSERGEEIVDYIPGVSHTRLADFPTFFSGDGHEIRDLTFEAARSIDKAQFLISTSVYELEPSVVDVFKLKCPFPVYTIGPCTPYFETPNGCTDEYLQWLDSQTDCSVLYISHGSFLSVSSAQMDEIVAGVEASGVRFLWVARGNDSRLKGVDREMGMVVRWCDQLKVLCHSAVGGFWTHCGWNSTMEGVFAGVPMLTWPIFLDQVPNRKKIVEDWKVGVRVNAVGGNDLVRREEIAKLVKRFMNSESVEGRKMRNRVSELKDICRRAVVEGGSSHSNMDAFIGRITI, from the exons ATGGATTCCACCATTTCCAAAGCTTCTCAACTGATCACCCACCTCGCCGCACTCCCCTACCCCGGCAGGGGCCACATCAACGCTCTCATGAACTTCTGCAAGCTCCTCTTTCTCAAAAACCCCAACATTCTCATCTCCTTCATCGTCTCCGAAGAGTGGCTTTCCTTCCTCGCCGCCGACCCCAAACccccaaacctccatttctccaCTTTCCCCAACATCATCCCCTCTGAGCTCGGCCGCGCCAACGACTACCCCGGTTTCTTCCGATCAGTTAACACCATCTTGGAATCTCCTATCCAtactctgctcacccacctcaacCCGCCGCCCTCCATCATTGTCGCTGATCCCTTCCTCTCGTGGGCTGTTCCGTTGGCCAATCGCCTCAACATTCCGGTGGCTTCCTTCTGGCCAATGTCCGTTACAGTTCTCTCCTGTTATTACCATTTCAACCTTCTTGAAGAAAATGGCCATTTCCCTGCTAATCTCTCAG AGCGTGGCGAAGAGATTGTCGATTACATTCCTGGAGTTTCCCACACTCGTCTTGCAGATTTTCCGACTTTCTTCTCCGGCGATGGCCATGAAATCAGGGACTTAACATTCGAAGCTGCACGTTCTATTGATAAAGCTCAATTTCTGATCTCCACCTCGGTTTACGAGCTTGAACCCTCTGTAGTCGACGTTTTCAAACTGAAATGTCCCTTTCCGGTTTACACAATCGGGCCCTGTACACCTTATTTCGAGACCCCAAACGGCTGCACTGATGAGTATCTCCAGTGGCTGGACTCCCAAACAGATTGCTCTGTTTTGTACATTTCACATGGGAGTTTTCTTTCAGTTTCAAGCGCTCAAATGGACGAGATTGTCGCCGGGGTGGAAGCCAGCGGTGTTCGGTTCTTGTGGGTGGCGCGTGGGAATGACAGCCGGTTGAAGGGCGTGGATAGGGAAATGGGGATGGTGGTTCGATGGTGCGACCAACTGAAGGTTCTGTGCCATAGCGCAGTCGGAGGGTTTTGGACTCACTGCGGTTGGAATTCGACTATGGAAGGGGTTTTTGCCGGCGTTCCGATGCTGACGTGGCCGATATTTCTGGATCAAGTTCCGAACCGTAAGAAGATTGTGGAGGACTGGAAAGTTGGGGTGCGAGTGAACGCAGTTGGGGGCAATGATTTGGTAAGGAGAGAGGAAATTGCAAAGTTAGTGAAGAGATTTATGAACTCGGAGAGTGTTGAAGGGAGGAAGATGAGAAACAGAGTGTCGGAATTGAAAGATATTTGCCGGCGAGCGGTGGTGGAGGGTGGCTCCTCCCATTCCAATATGGATGCATTTATTGGACGTATTACCATATAG